Proteins found in one Rhodothermales bacterium genomic segment:
- the sugE gene encoding quaternary ammonium compound efflux SMR transporter SugE, whose protein sequence is MSPNTAWVVLVVAGLFEIAWATGLKYTDGWTRLGPTLGTLAAMAVSVFLLGRAVQVLPVGTAYAVWTGIGAVGTAVLGLVLFGEARTAARFACIALIVAGIVGLKLTAR, encoded by the coding sequence GTGAGTCCGAACACTGCGTGGGTCGTGCTCGTCGTCGCGGGCCTCTTCGAGATCGCGTGGGCGACGGGGCTGAAGTACACCGACGGCTGGACCCGGCTCGGCCCGACGCTCGGGACGCTGGCGGCGATGGCCGTGAGCGTGTTCCTCCTCGGCCGCGCGGTGCAGGTGCTGCCTGTCGGGACGGCGTACGCGGTGTGGACGGGGATCGGGGCGGTGGGGACGGCGGTGCTCGGGCTCGTCCTCTTCGGCGAGGCGCGGACGGCGGCGCGGTTCGCCTGCATCGCGCTCATCGTCGCCGGCATCGTCGGGCTCAAGCTGACGGCGCGGTAA
- a CDS encoding aminotransferase class V-fold PLP-dependent enzyme, with protein sequence MTPPTLDFATLRAQTLGIDTPLATPFGERLMVYADFTASGRCLRFVEDYLADLARLYANSHTEDDTTGRVTTHLLHEAEAVLKAAVNAGPSGRIIACGTGSTGAIDKLQQILGITLPPATRRRVGGLLREHFGPEAVTAFSETLREHQPVVFVGPYEHHSNEVTWREGLATVVETRLAADGGVDLGHLEELLRDERWTDRPRIGSFSAASNVTGMRTPVHEVARLLHRYDALACFDFAASAPYVEIDMNPEGDAEGALDAVFLSPHKYLGGPGASGVLVFNERIYPHDLAPSVGGGGTVDYVGPTSHDFTADVEAREKAGTPGVLQILRAALAVQVKHAVGVERIEAREQELLRRAFARWGALDAVELLGNPDPARRVGIVSFNLRCSNGQYLHPKLVTTLLNDVFGIQSRAGCSCAGPYGHRLLGIDDATSEKYRAWVRKGYHGIKPGWCRVGFHYAMDDAEADFIIDAVAFLAREGERFLPLYDFDLDSGVWVHRDADETMPSLSITDALDAPKRPDSPLSKEQRAVRYAETLAEAEAWAARLDARASSFALDGELGELQFFTLPAEA encoded by the coding sequence ATGACTCCGCCCACCCTCGATTTCGCCACGCTCCGCGCACAGACGCTCGGCATCGATACGCCGCTCGCGACGCCCTTCGGCGAGCGGCTGATGGTCTACGCCGACTTCACCGCCTCGGGCCGCTGCCTCCGCTTCGTCGAGGACTACCTCGCTGACCTCGCCCGGCTCTACGCCAACAGCCACACCGAGGACGACACGACGGGCCGCGTGACGACGCACCTCCTCCACGAGGCCGAAGCCGTCCTCAAAGCCGCCGTCAACGCGGGGCCCTCGGGCCGGATCATCGCCTGCGGCACGGGATCGACGGGTGCCATCGATAAACTCCAGCAGATCCTCGGCATCACGCTCCCGCCCGCGACGCGCCGCCGTGTGGGCGGCCTCCTCCGTGAGCACTTCGGCCCGGAGGCGGTCACGGCGTTCTCGGAGACGCTGCGCGAGCATCAGCCTGTCGTGTTCGTCGGACCGTACGAGCACCACTCCAACGAGGTGACGTGGCGCGAGGGGCTCGCGACCGTCGTCGAGACCCGGCTCGCGGCCGACGGCGGCGTGGACCTCGGCCATCTCGAAGAACTCCTGCGCGACGAGCGGTGGACCGACCGCCCGCGGATCGGCTCGTTTTCGGCCGCGTCGAACGTGACGGGAATGCGGACGCCGGTCCACGAGGTCGCCCGCCTGCTCCACCGCTACGACGCCCTCGCCTGCTTCGACTTCGCCGCGAGCGCGCCCTACGTCGAGATCGACATGAACCCGGAGGGCGACGCCGAGGGCGCGCTCGACGCCGTGTTCCTCTCGCCCCACAAGTACCTCGGCGGGCCGGGCGCGAGCGGCGTGCTCGTCTTCAACGAGCGGATCTACCCGCACGACCTCGCCCCGAGCGTCGGCGGCGGCGGGACGGTCGATTACGTCGGCCCGACGAGCCACGACTTCACGGCGGACGTGGAGGCGCGCGAGAAAGCGGGGACGCCGGGCGTGCTCCAGATCCTCCGCGCCGCGCTCGCCGTGCAGGTCAAGCACGCTGTGGGCGTCGAACGGATCGAGGCGCGCGAGCAGGAACTGTTGCGACGCGCCTTCGCGCGGTGGGGCGCGCTCGACGCCGTCGAACTCCTCGGCAACCCCGACCCGGCGCGGCGCGTCGGCATCGTCTCGTTCAACCTCCGCTGCTCGAATGGGCAGTACCTCCACCCGAAGCTCGTCACGACGCTTCTCAACGACGTCTTCGGGATCCAGAGCCGCGCCGGCTGCTCGTGCGCCGGGCCCTACGGCCACCGCCTGCTCGGGATCGACGACGCGACCTCGGAGAAGTACCGCGCGTGGGTGCGCAAGGGGTACCACGGCATCAAACCCGGCTGGTGCCGCGTCGGCTTCCACTACGCGATGGACGACGCCGAGGCCGACTTCATCATCGACGCCGTGGCGTTCCTCGCCCGCGAAGGCGAGCGCTTCCTCCCGCTCTACGACTTCGACCTCGACTCCGGCGTGTGGGTCCACCGCGACGCCGACGAGACGATGCCGTCGCTCTCCATCACCGACGCGCTCGACGCGCCGAAGCGTCCCGATTCGCCTCTTTCCAAAGAGCAGCGCGCCGTCCGCTACGCTGAGACGCTCGCCGAGGCCGAGGCGTGGGCCGCGCGGCTCGACGCCCGGGCTTCGTCGTTTGCGCTCGACGGCGAGCTCGGCGAGTTGCAGTTCTTCACGCTCCCGGCGGAGGCATAG
- a CDS encoding M28 family peptidase, with protein MWKRPVVLVAVAVLVIAFVLLFPTFSAVKPSFDAERAYADVVRQVEFGPRVPGTGGHDAARAYFVETLEALADRVIEQPVTATIGDSVTVTGTNIVASFNLNPGVGTRIMLAAHWDTRPRADRDPDSTKHSEPVPGANDGASGVAVLLEMARLFHDDPPDVGVDLVLFDLEDLGDYATADTSAPRTPFALGSAAFVRDNPTYRPTFGILLDMVGDKNLRIAKEGYSQQYAPRIVEKVWAAAAAVGADAFVDAPGGAVEDDHVPFLRQGIPVIDLIQSPFSDTWHTTADTPEHISAASLGQVGDVLIEVVYSE; from the coding sequence TTGTGGAAACGACCCGTGGTGCTCGTCGCCGTCGCGGTGCTCGTCATCGCATTCGTCCTTCTATTTCCGACGTTCAGCGCCGTGAAGCCGTCCTTCGATGCCGAGCGGGCCTACGCCGACGTGGTCCGGCAGGTCGAGTTCGGACCGCGCGTGCCGGGCACGGGGGGGCACGACGCGGCCCGCGCCTACTTCGTCGAGACGCTCGAAGCCCTCGCCGACCGCGTGATCGAGCAGCCCGTCACAGCGACGATCGGCGACTCGGTCACGGTGACGGGCACGAACATCGTCGCCTCGTTCAACCTCAACCCGGGTGTGGGGACGCGGATCATGCTCGCCGCCCACTGGGACACCCGCCCCCGCGCCGACCGCGACCCCGACTCGACGAAGCATAGCGAACCAGTCCCCGGTGCCAACGACGGCGCTTCCGGCGTCGCCGTCCTGCTCGAGATGGCGCGGCTCTTCCACGACGATCCGCCCGACGTCGGCGTCGACCTCGTCCTCTTCGACCTCGAAGACCTCGGCGACTACGCCACCGCCGACACGTCGGCGCCGCGCACCCCGTTCGCTCTCGGCTCCGCCGCCTTCGTCCGCGACAACCCGACGTACCGACCGACCTTCGGCATCCTCCTCGACATGGTCGGCGACAAAAACCTGCGGATCGCCAAAGAGGGCTACTCGCAGCAGTACGCGCCCCGCATCGTCGAGAAGGTGTGGGCGGCGGCGGCGGCGGTCGGGGCCGACGCGTTCGTGGACGCGCCCGGCGGCGCCGTCGAGGACGACCACGTTCCGTTCCTCCGGCAAGGCATCCCCGTCATCGACCTCATTCAGTCGCCGTTTTCCGACACGTGGCACACGACGGCCGACACGCCGGAGCACATCAGCGCCGCCAGCCTGGGGCAAGTCGGCGACGTACTCATTGAGGTGGTGTACAGCGAGTAG
- the murF gene encoding UDP-N-acetylmuramoyl-tripeptide--D-alanyl-D-alanine ligase: MPYSTDTRTLQPGDTYVAIRGETHDGHAFIPQAIEKGATAVVTEVNVDVPAHVEVVRVERSLDYLIEQAREKVRRIGPDIVAITGSMGKTSTKMAVLAVLREGFDVVASEGNKNTPLGLSLLLLNRDFSADTKLVLEMGARLPGDLRELCEYFPPTVSVITVVRGVHVETLGSIDGVQREKSELVRALGPDGTACLNGDDPRVLAMRDVNRGRTITYGTDAACDVRPDRITATLPMLGEHAVSTALAAFAAGLAFGMLDEAINRGLSRIETEKGRLNRLDGRNGSTLIDDTYNASPDATRAALRVLAAQDGTRRIAFLGDMLELGETEVEQHAEVLAAAIESADTVHAVGSIMARAAETLSAEQRARITLHPRSGTLADAIRDGRAYEPEPGDVVLVKGSQGTRMERISEALLHPDLAPEDVLPRQSESWKQIA, translated from the coding sequence ATGCCCTACTCGACGGACACCCGCACGCTGCAGCCCGGCGACACCTACGTCGCCATCCGAGGCGAGACGCACGACGGCCACGCCTTCATCCCGCAAGCCATCGAGAAAGGGGCTACGGCCGTCGTCACCGAAGTCAACGTGGACGTGCCCGCGCATGTCGAGGTCGTCCGCGTCGAGCGTTCGCTGGACTACCTCATCGAACAGGCGCGCGAGAAAGTCCGCCGCATCGGCCCGGACATCGTCGCGATCACCGGCTCGATGGGGAAGACCTCAACGAAAATGGCCGTGCTCGCCGTGCTCCGCGAAGGGTTCGACGTCGTCGCCTCGGAGGGGAACAAGAACACGCCGCTCGGCCTCTCCCTCCTCCTCCTCAACCGCGACTTCTCCGCCGATACGAAGCTCGTGCTGGAGATGGGCGCCCGGCTACCCGGCGACCTCCGCGAGCTGTGCGAGTACTTCCCCCCCACCGTCTCCGTGATCACCGTCGTGCGCGGCGTCCACGTCGAGACGCTCGGGAGCATCGACGGCGTGCAGCGGGAGAAGTCGGAGCTCGTACGCGCGCTCGGCCCCGACGGGACCGCGTGCCTCAACGGCGACGACCCGCGCGTGCTCGCGATGCGCGACGTGAACCGGGGCCGGACGATCACGTACGGCACAGACGCCGCCTGCGACGTGCGCCCCGACCGCATCACGGCGACGCTGCCGATGCTCGGGGAGCACGCCGTTTCGACGGCCCTCGCTGCCTTCGCCGCCGGCCTCGCCTTCGGCATGTTGGATGAAGCGATCAACCGCGGGCTCTCGCGGATCGAGACGGAGAAAGGCCGGCTGAACCGGCTCGACGGCCGCAACGGGAGCACGCTCATCGATGACACCTACAACGCTTCGCCCGACGCGACGCGCGCCGCGCTCCGCGTCCTCGCCGCGCAGGACGGAACGCGGCGCATCGCCTTCCTCGGCGACATGCTAGAACTCGGCGAGACCGAAGTGGAGCAGCACGCCGAGGTCCTCGCCGCCGCCATCGAATCCGCCGATACCGTACATGCGGTGGGGTCAATCATGGCGCGGGCGGCCGAGACGCTGTCGGCGGAGCAGCGAGCGCGCATCACGCTCCACCCGAGGTCTGGCACCCTCGCTGACGCGATCCGAGACGGCCGTGCCTACGAGCCCGAGCCCGGCGACGTCGTACTCGTTAAGGGATCACAGGGCACGCGGATGGAGCGCATCTCAGAAGCCCTGCTCCACCCGGACCTCGCGCCCGAGGACGTGCTCCCACGCCAGTCCGAAAGCTGGAAGCAGATCGCGTAA
- a CDS encoding D-alanine--D-alanine ligase family protein, whose translation MKHVGLIYGGVSSEHEVSIRSARNVLAAFDPDRYRVTPIRIDRQGRWHVEDLETSLLTGGAEPSAKIGETRFSHTEDGAKLYVRREDGTTYWEPLELDVAFPMLHGQNGEDGRVQGFLQTLGIPFVGPGVLGSAVCMDKEVTKRLLRDSGLPVVPFRIARHGERLAYDDVTDALGTTLFVKPANSGSSVGTSKAESADAFDRALADAFNYDNKVLVEQAIRGREIECAVIGNEEPRASVPGEVVSTAEFYTYDAKYEDPDASRMQVPADLPPMIAEQIRSLAADAYRVLGCEGMARVDFFVTPEYELYINEVNTIPGFTERSMFPVMWDHTGLPIGALLDTLLTLALDRHARDARLKTTR comes from the coding sequence ATGAAACACGTCGGACTGATCTACGGGGGCGTCTCCTCCGAACACGAAGTATCCATCCGGTCCGCACGGAACGTGCTCGCCGCCTTCGACCCGGACCGCTACCGCGTCACCCCCATCCGCATCGACCGGCAGGGCCGCTGGCACGTCGAAGACCTCGAAACGTCCCTGTTGACCGGCGGAGCAGAACCCTCGGCGAAGATCGGGGAGACACGCTTCTCCCACACCGAGGACGGCGCGAAGCTGTACGTCCGACGGGAGGATGGAACGACGTACTGGGAACCTCTCGAACTCGACGTGGCCTTCCCGATGCTCCACGGTCAGAACGGCGAGGACGGCCGCGTGCAGGGCTTCCTGCAGACGCTCGGCATCCCGTTCGTCGGCCCCGGCGTGCTCGGCTCGGCGGTGTGCATGGACAAGGAGGTCACGAAGCGGCTGCTCCGCGACTCCGGCCTGCCCGTCGTGCCGTTCCGCATCGCCCGCCACGGCGAACGGCTGGCGTACGACGACGTCACCGACGCACTCGGAACCACGCTGTTCGTTAAGCCCGCCAACTCCGGCTCGTCCGTGGGCACGTCGAAGGCCGAGAGCGCTGACGCGTTCGACCGTGCCCTCGCCGACGCCTTCAACTACGACAACAAAGTCCTCGTCGAGCAGGCCATTCGGGGCCGCGAGATCGAGTGCGCCGTGATCGGCAACGAGGAGCCCCGCGCCTCCGTCCCCGGCGAGGTCGTCTCGACGGCCGAATTCTACACCTACGACGCGAAGTACGAGGATCCCGATGCCTCGCGGATGCAAGTCCCGGCCGACCTCCCCCCCATGATCGCCGAGCAAATTCGCTCCCTCGCCGCCGACGCCTACCGCGTCCTCGGCTGCGAAGGGATGGCCCGCGTCGACTTCTTCGTGACGCCGGAATACGAGCTCTACATCAACGAGGTCAACACGATCCCCGGCTTCACCGAGCGCAGCATGTTTCCCGTGATGTGGGACCACACTGGGCTCCCCATCGGTGCCCTCCTCGACACCCTCCTCACCCTCGCCCTCGACCGCCACGCGCGCGACGCGCGGCTCAAGACGACCCGCTGA
- a CDS encoding SIR2 family protein, giving the protein MPEPDAAHYLTVADALAKGRVIPFFGAGVNLCDRVEGEAFTPRQGLPSGSELAAYLVDYVAELGHEIQEQDAYDLVRVSQYVAVMVGDGPLYAELRSLLDVDYTPLSLHRFFATFQATLQEKGYPPRPPLLITTNYDDLMERAFEDAGQPFDLITYVAEGEHRGKFIHRRPDGSTHLIERPNEYAGIALDDRRQFLHPVVLKIHGAVDREDAERDSFVITEDDYIDYLTRTELASLIPATLAERLKRSHFLFLGYGLRDWNLRVILQRVWGQQRLSWQSWAIQRGPSALDRRFWDRRGIDVMDEELKRYIATLQEHVDGLKPAGGTR; this is encoded by the coding sequence ATGCCGGAGCCGGATGCCGCCCACTATTTGACGGTCGCCGATGCCCTCGCGAAGGGCCGCGTCATCCCCTTCTTCGGGGCGGGCGTGAACCTGTGCGACCGGGTGGAGGGCGAGGCCTTCACGCCCCGACAGGGCTTGCCCAGCGGGAGCGAGCTCGCCGCCTACCTCGTCGACTACGTCGCCGAGCTGGGCCACGAGATCCAGGAGCAGGACGCCTACGACCTCGTCCGCGTGTCGCAGTACGTCGCCGTGATGGTGGGCGACGGCCCGCTCTACGCCGAGCTACGCAGCCTGCTCGACGTGGACTACACCCCGCTGTCGCTGCACCGCTTCTTCGCCACGTTTCAGGCCACGCTGCAGGAGAAGGGGTACCCGCCGCGCCCCCCGCTCCTCATCACGACGAACTACGACGACCTGATGGAGCGGGCGTTCGAGGACGCGGGCCAGCCGTTCGACCTCATCACCTACGTCGCCGAAGGCGAGCACCGGGGCAAGTTCATCCACCGGCGGCCCGACGGCTCGACGCACCTCATCGAGCGGCCGAACGAGTACGCCGGCATCGCCCTCGACGACCGGCGGCAGTTCCTCCATCCCGTCGTGCTGAAGATCCACGGGGCCGTGGACCGCGAGGACGCCGAGCGCGACAGCTTCGTCATCACCGAGGACGATTACATCGACTACCTGACGCGGACCGAGCTCGCGAGTCTGATCCCGGCCACGCTCGCCGAGCGGCTCAAGCGGAGCCATTTCCTCTTCCTCGGGTACGGGCTGCGCGACTGGAACCTCCGCGTCATCCTCCAGCGCGTGTGGGGCCAGCAGCGGCTGAGCTGGCAGTCGTGGGCCATCCAGCGCGGCCCGTCGGCGCTCGACCGACGGTTCTGGGACCGGCGCGGGATCGACGTGATGGACGAGGAGCTGAAGCGCTACATCGCGACGCTGCAGGAGCACGTCGACGGGCTCAAGCCCGCCGGGGGGACGCGATGA
- a CDS encoding AAA family ATPase: MKKAPLRPRSPYKGLMPYAEEDAPYFFGRETERDLIVSNLLSARLTLLYGPSGVGKSSVLYAGAARQLRELTRRNLEDFGAPEFVVVVFGSWNGDPEASLLAEVRAKVEEAIGESLPEPWEPGLVAALDLWTRHFGGELLLVLDQFEEYFLYHGHEEDGGAVAAALPRMLSYRGHGLADTEDAIPQPLRVNVMLSFREDALAQLDFFKGRIPNLFDNYLRLDYLTVDKARAAIVKPIEQYNELEAPPEPIRIEPGLVDAVLEEVLTGKVVLGEAGRGTLAGRSKSPAGGAKIETPFLQLVMTRLWEREMQLGSTVLRRSTLLKDLGGATAIIRSHLDHALDALSTQEKAVAARIFHYLVTPSGAKISHAPSDLAGYAGVPVGQVAHVLKKMNSGHERILRQVPAPDPTQEARYEIYHDKLAPAILSWRARYLRHRKARRNRFVAAVASLMLFGVLGYIAFSASMKATQAELVAVQAAVRADSVQTVTKDQLVLAQQSAATTDSPDGRYAVTVAADGGLRVLDLTASNVGAIPSVDDPVQGGQPPPVVLPTQPGERITATAFGPGGDVLATGNAMGGVRLWTFPDLDPLFALPGQGAAVTHIAFNRAGRLCAAAAADTTVRVWDVTPSGPVGGTRLTTRTRYDTPLIGIRFAEDGSGVVALGEGGRIARPCERRTQVVFVSSDRTIDEAETEASRARAAGFRTTIYDHPVSGLHTVAGPFCEAEAERALPTLRRLFVDAYVLSDVTAWCPETVQREGYLECQSKERSNRLLPNVLRQKKGR, translated from the coding sequence ATGAAGAAAGCTCCGCTCCGCCCCCGGTCTCCGTACAAAGGGCTGATGCCCTACGCCGAAGAGGACGCGCCGTACTTCTTCGGCCGCGAGACGGAGCGCGACCTCATCGTGTCGAACCTGCTCTCGGCCCGGCTGACGCTTCTCTACGGGCCGAGCGGCGTCGGGAAGAGCTCGGTGCTCTACGCCGGCGCCGCGCGGCAACTCCGCGAGCTCACCCGCCGCAACCTCGAAGACTTCGGCGCGCCCGAGTTCGTCGTCGTCGTGTTCGGCTCGTGGAACGGCGATCCCGAGGCGAGCCTGCTGGCCGAGGTCCGGGCGAAGGTGGAGGAGGCCATCGGTGAGTCGCTGCCGGAGCCGTGGGAGCCCGGCCTCGTCGCGGCGCTCGACCTGTGGACGCGGCACTTCGGGGGCGAGCTCCTCCTCGTCCTCGACCAGTTCGAGGAGTACTTCCTCTACCACGGGCACGAGGAGGACGGTGGTGCCGTCGCGGCGGCGCTGCCGCGCATGCTGAGCTACCGAGGCCACGGCCTGGCGGACACGGAGGACGCGATCCCGCAGCCGCTCCGGGTTAACGTCATGCTCTCGTTCCGCGAAGATGCCCTCGCCCAGCTCGACTTCTTCAAAGGGCGCATCCCGAACCTGTTCGACAACTACCTCCGACTCGATTACCTGACCGTGGACAAGGCGCGCGCCGCCATCGTCAAGCCGATCGAGCAGTACAACGAGTTGGAGGCGCCGCCGGAGCCGATTCGGATCGAGCCGGGGCTGGTGGACGCGGTGCTGGAGGAGGTGCTCACAGGGAAGGTCGTTCTCGGCGAAGCGGGGCGCGGCACGCTCGCCGGCCGCTCGAAGAGCCCGGCGGGGGGGGCGAAGATCGAGACGCCGTTCCTCCAACTCGTGATGACGCGGCTGTGGGAGCGCGAGATGCAGCTCGGGTCGACGGTGCTGCGCAGGAGTACGCTCCTCAAAGACCTCGGCGGGGCGACGGCCATCATCCGGTCCCACCTCGACCACGCCCTCGACGCGCTCTCGACGCAGGAGAAGGCCGTGGCGGCGCGCATCTTCCACTACCTCGTGACCCCGTCCGGGGCCAAGATCTCGCACGCGCCGAGCGACCTCGCCGGCTACGCGGGCGTGCCGGTCGGGCAGGTGGCGCACGTGCTCAAGAAGATGAACAGCGGGCACGAGCGCATCCTCCGGCAGGTCCCCGCGCCCGACCCCACGCAGGAGGCGCGGTACGAGATCTACCACGACAAGCTCGCGCCGGCCATCCTGAGCTGGCGCGCCCGCTACCTCCGCCATCGCAAAGCCCGGCGGAACCGGTTCGTCGCGGCGGTCGCCTCCCTCATGCTCTTCGGCGTCCTCGGCTACATCGCCTTCTCGGCCAGCATGAAAGCCACGCAGGCCGAACTGGTAGCGGTGCAGGCCGCCGTCCGAGCCGACTCCGTGCAGACGGTGACGAAGGACCAGCTCGTGCTGGCGCAACAGTCCGCCGCTACCACTGACAGTCCGGACGGCCGCTACGCCGTGACCGTCGCCGCCGACGGAGGGCTTCGGGTGCTCGACCTCACGGCTTCCAACGTCGGGGCGATCCCGTCGGTCGACGACCCGGTTCAGGGAGGGCAACCACCCCCCGTCGTACTCCCGACGCAGCCCGGCGAGCGGATCACGGCGACAGCGTTCGGCCCCGGCGGCGATGTGCTCGCCACGGGCAACGCGATGGGCGGCGTCCGGCTCTGGACGTTCCCCGACCTCGACCCGCTCTTCGCGCTGCCGGGGCAGGGGGCCGCCGTCACCCACATCGCCTTCAACCGAGCAGGCCGGCTCTGCGCCGCCGCCGCCGCCGACACGACGGTGCGCGTGTGGGACGTCACTCCGAGCGGTCCCGTTGGCGGGACGCGGCTGACCACCCGCACGCGCTACGACACGCCGCTCATCGGCATCCGCTTCGCCGAGGACGGCAGCGGCGTCGTCGCGCTCGGCGAGGGGGGGCGGATCGCCCGACCGTGCGAGCGCCGCACGCAGGTCGTCTTCGTGAGCTCGGACCGCACGATTGACGAGGCCGAGACGGAGGCGAGCCGCGCCCGCGCCGCCGGCTTCCGCACGACGATCTACGATCATCCCGTGAGCGGCCTCCACACCGTCGCCGGGCCGTTCTGCGAGGCCGAGGCCGAGCGGGCGCTTCCCACGCTCCGCCGCCTCTTCGTCGACGCCTACGTGCTCAGCGATGTGACGGCGTGGTGCCCCGAAACGGTCCAGCGCGAGGGCTACCTCGAATGTCAGTCGAAGGAGCGTTCGAACCGGCTGCTCCCCAACGTTCTCCGCCAAAAGAAAGGAAGATGA